The Sardina pilchardus chromosome 19, fSarPil1.1, whole genome shotgun sequence genome window below encodes:
- the prmt6 gene encoding protein arginine N-methyltransferase 6 produces the protein MMSLCSKKRKLDKNVQDNLYFDSYSDVTIHEEMIADHVRTNTYRMAILRNSNAIEGKVVLDVGAGTGVLSIFCAQAGARKVYAVEASSIADQAVKIVKLNKMEDRIDIIKGTLEAIDLPEQVDVIVSEWMGYALLHESMLNSVLFARDKWLKPGGLILPCKAELYLSPINDLVSEDRLSFWSTVKGQYGVDMSCMTDFARRCIMNNDITVNPVTVEDVLSHPSKFAELDLYTVTVDQLKSVKGIFSCDCFGSSTVNALCVWFTVTFPGGEKPLILSTSPFKQETHWKQAILYLDEPVDVEQDTKVEGEIHMYPSAESSRHICIHVDYSIGQLKMQSKTFSIPDGYSETQS, from the coding sequence ATGATGTCTCTGTgtagcaaaaaaagaaagttagaTAAAAATGTTCAGGATAATCTGTATTTCGACAGTTATTCTGATGTTACAATACACGAGGAAATGATCGCTGACCATGTGCGGACAAACACGTACAGGATGGCCATCCTGAGAAACAGCAATGCAATCGAAGGTAAAGTTGTTCTGGATGTCGGTGCAGGCACCGGTGTTCTTAGCATTTTCTGCGCCCAAGCTGGTGCCAGAAAGGTATATGCCGTTGAGGCAAGTTCAATTGCCGATCAAGCAGTTAAAATCGTAAAACTGAATAAGATGGAGGACAGGATCGATATCATTAAAGGCACTCTGGAGGCAATCGATCTGCCCGAGCAGGTGGATGTGATTGTTAGCGAGTGGATGGGCTATGCACTGCTTCACGAGTCCATGCTGAATTCCGTCCTTTTTGCTCGAGACAAATGGTTGAAACCAGGCGGCCTCATCCTTCCCTGCAAAGCGGAACTGTACCTCTCACCGATCAATGACCTTGTGTCGGAGGACCGCTTGAGCTTTTGGAGCACGGTTAAGGGCCAGTATGGTGTCGACATGTCTTGCATGACAGACTTTGCTAGGAGGTGCATCATGAACAATGACATCACAGTAAATCCGGTGACTGTAGAGGACGTGCTGTCCCATCCATCTAAATTTGCCGAGCTGGACTTGTACACTGTGACGGTGGATCAGTTGAAATCGGTGAAAGGCATCTTTAGCTGCGACTGTTTCGGCTCGTCTACCGTGAACGCTCTTTGCGTGTGGTTCACGGTAACGTTCCCCGGTGGGGAAAAGCCATTGATCCTCTCCACGTCTCCGTTCAAACAGGAAACCCACTGGAAGCAAGCCATTCTCTATCTAGATGAACCTGTGGATGTTGAACAAGACACGAAGGTCGAGGGCGAGATTCATATGTATCCCTCTGCGGAGAGCTCCAGGCATATTTGCATCCATGTGGACTACTCAATTGGACAGCTGAAGATGCAGTCTAAGACATTTTCCATCCCCGATGGTTATTCAGAAACACAGTCCTAG